In a genomic window of Seriola aureovittata isolate HTS-2021-v1 ecotype China chromosome 11, ASM2101889v1, whole genome shotgun sequence:
- the pikfyve gene encoding 1-phosphatidylinositol 3-phosphate 5-kinase isoform X2, which translates to MFPIFTRRSSSNMAADDKSSSSSSTDWSVEPPVISPTSPSHLTHFKPLTPEQDEPPLRSAYSSFVNLFRFNNKEEGRPPSAAGSDKPDVPPPSPQSEGRSWSSSPSHSLYGSRTRRKQHPEHLRRTSTASDGSRKSDTPLSNHDPRTAVQLRTALKRLKEIMEGKSQDSDLKQYWMPDSQCKECYDCNEKFTTFRRRHHCRLCGQIFCSRCCNQEIPGKFMGYTGDLRACTYCRKIALSYAHSADSGSIGEDLSALSDSPCSVCVLEPSEPRTPVGGRKASRNIFLEEDQTWQRKTPIGMRKNMIHQEPQSSGLASRLTTLQEDVGKSPARKRSASVTTLSLDRSGSSMVPSYDSSVSPPTSRAMSGTKSGAKLDHSEEERKILLDSSQLKDLWKKICNNSTGMEFQDHRYWLRTYPNCIVGKELVNWLLRNGTISTRAQAIAIGQALVDGRWLDCVTHHDQLFRDEYALYRPLQSTEFSETPSPDSDSVNSLEGHSEPSWFKDIKFDDSDTEQLADEAEYNMPNSASPSKRTSVSSFQSVVDSDSAASINLNMEQNNVNFHIKKQSKYPHVPPAAEQKAEFLVSEDGGQNIVISDAFIKESLFNRRVEEKAKEMLFTPLGWHHSSLDQLREENGEKKAMERLLSANHSHMMALLQQLLYSESLSLSWRDIIVPVVRQVVQTVRPDVRNCDDDMDIRQLVHIKKIPGGRKFDSAVVNGFVCTKNIAHKKMNPYIKNPKILLLKCSIEYLYREETKFTCIDPIVLQEREFLKNYVQRIVDVRPTLVLVEKTVSRIAQDMLLEHGITLVINVKPQVLDRVSRMTQGDLVMSMDQLLTKPRLGTCHKFYMQPFTLANNDAKTLMFFEGCPAHLGCSIKLRGAAEYELARVKEIIMLMVCVAYHSQLEISFLMDEFAMPPSLAQSTSFPCLLEGASAEEEEADGETSGKETNGESQEKTSATEDSGMGGKPEEEGLPSEASSKNGETDVLQNKLNPKSPSSVQEEEAGNTETMTSSPFSSPPAPPLVVSPPFLMEEDQEMTLSDTLVRASEGETREEGIPVKEESLMEDGDGSETPTPRLFRDPLQDDTGMFVAEEVTSSDDRLKSISAVFKQELKDIILCISPFITFKEPFLLMPAGMHCPSRDYFPEQVYLSPLLNKDYKELDGRRKRQLLKDPAPSSLAGGQTNGGAPPRPIDVLPCHSLTSTRIIEQLNSCQDLAKMVADYRAKGGRIRQREANDIFGAAGAAAPFNGQSRAAEAPVKAPVKADSEEEKPSKLNDMSWAPKLDCLNPVNHQRLCVLFSSSSAQSNNAPNPCVSPWIVTMEFYGKNDLSLGVFLERYCFRPSYQCPSMFCETPMVHHIRRFVHGSGCVQIVLKELDSPVPGYQHTILNYSWCRICKQVTPVVPLSNDSWSMSFAKYLELRFYGHQYTRRANAEPCGHSIHKDYHQYFSYNQMVASFSYTSVRLLEICLPRPKIFIRNLGPSKTILQQDLKDFCQKVTQVYLAIDDRLTSLKTDTFSKTREEKMEDLFAQKDMEEAELRSWIEKLQARLQACGVDSPQQLQVVLESLVMKKQGLCEMLQSWNGRSQMMNRELVFRLQDLFQQEKGRKRLSVPPSPGRHRQTNADDSKSALDSSPRNPSPVVQNGEKEDRHLSAMTSASSSSLLPSPGEPGAEPVTPGPSFSEQDSVSLPEDVFDGHLLGSTDSQVKEKSTMKAILANFLPGNSYNPIPFPFDPDKHYLMYEHERVPIAVCEKEPSSIIAFALSCKEYKTALDDLSKVSNSGGDETPQSVSTESRAKSSPARPSESASSQQSRSSMDTDPLKDADLADKQKKQTLNPHIELQFSDANAKFYCRIYYAEEFHKMREEIMESSEEDFVRSLSHCVNWQARGGKSGAVFYATEDDRFILKQMPRLEVQSFLDFAPHYFTYITGAVQQKRPTALAKILGVYRIGYKNSQNNTEKKLDLLVMENLFYGRKMAQVFDLKGSLRNRNVKTDSGKESCEVVLLDENLLKLIHDNPLYIRSHCKAILRAAIHSDAYFLSSHLIIDYSLLVGRDDATDQLVVGIIDYIRTFTWDKRLEMVVKSTGILGGQGKMPTVVSPELYRTRFCEAMDKYFLMVPDHWTGLGINC; encoded by the exons ATGTTCCCGATATTTACACG CAGGAGTAGCAGCAACATGGCTGCTGATGACAAGTCGTCGTCCTCATCCTCAACGGACTGGAGCGTCGAGCCGCCTGTCATCTCGCCCACCAGCCCCTCCCACCTGACCCACTTCAAACCACTGACTCCGGAGCAGGATGAGCCTCCTCTCCGCTCCGCATACAGCTCGTTTGTCAATCTGTTTCGTTTCAACAACAAAG aggaggGGCGTCCCCCCTCAGCAGCAGGTTCAGATAAGCCAGATGTGCCGCCCCCCTCTCCTCAGTCAGAGGGGAGGAGCTGGTCGTCCAGTCCTTCCCACTCCCTCTACGGCTCGAGGACGCGCCGGAAACAACATCCTGAACACCTCCGACGTACCTCCACTGCCTCCg ACGGCAGCAGGAAGTCGGATACGCCTCTAAGCAATCATGACCCTCGCACAGCTGTGCAACTTCGGACTGCACTGAAGAGGCTGAAGGAAATCATGGAGGGAAAGAGCCAG GACAGCGATTTGAAGCAGTACTGGATGCCTGATAGCCAGTGTAAAGAGTGCTACGACTGCAATGAGAAGTTCACCACCTTCCGCCGCCGACACCACTGTCGACTGTGCGGTCAGATCTTCTGCAGCCGCTGCTGCAACCAGGAAATCCCCGGAAAGTTCATGGGCTACACGG GAGATCTGCGTGCCTGCACGTACTGTCGTAAAATAGCGCTTAGCTACGCTCACTCAGCCGACTCGGGCTCCATCGGGGAGGACCTGAGCGCCCTGTCGGACTCcccctgctctgtgtgtgtgttggagccCAGCGAGCCTCGGACACCTGTGGGTGGGCGCAAGGCCAGCAGGAACATATTCCTGGAGGAAGACCAGACCTGGcagag AAAAACTCCTATTGGGATGAGAAAGAA TATGATTCACCAGGAGCCTCAGAGCAGCGGCCTCGCTTCCAGACTTACAACTCTGCAGGAAGACGTCGGCAAATCGCCCGCAAGGAAGAG ATCCGCCAGTGTGACCACCCTGTCGCTGGACCGCTCCGGATCCTCCATGGTTCCCTCCTACGACAGCTCAGTGAGTCCGCCGACCAGCCGGGCCATGTCGGGCACCAAGAGCGGCGCCAAGCTGGACCAcagcgaggaggagaggaagatccTGCTG GACTCCTCCCAGCTGAAAGACCTGTGGAAGAAAATCTGCAACAACAGCACAGGGATGGAGTTCCAGGACCACAGGTACTGGCTGAGGACCTACCCCAACTGCATTGTGGGAAAGGAGCTGGTCAACTGGCTGCTGAGGAACGGCACCATCTCCACCAG GGCCCAGGCGATCGCCATCGGTCAGGCGTTGGTGGACGGTCGCTGGCTGGACTGTGTCACCCACCACGACCAGCTGTTCAGGGACGAGTACGCTCTCTACCGCCCCCTCCAG AGTACAGAGTTCTCAGAAACGCCGTCTCCAGATAGCGATAGCGTCAACTCCTTGGAGGGACATTCAGAGCCGTCCTGGTTCAAGGACATCAAGTTTGATGACAGTGACACTGAGCAGCTTGCAGATGAGGCCGAGTACAACATGCCTA ACTCTGCCAGCCCCAGCAAGAGGACGTCCGTCAGCAGCTTCCAGTCCGTGGTCGACAGCGACTCGGCCGCTTCCATCAACCTCAACATGGAGCAAAACAATGTCAACTTCCACATCAAGAAACAGTCCAAGTATCCGCACGTGCCTCCTGCCGCTGAGCAGAAAG CTGAGTTTCTTGTGTCTGAGGATGGAGGTCAGAACATTGTCATAAGTGACGCCTTCATCAAAG AGTCTCTGTTCAACCGGCGCGTGGAGGAAAAGGCCAAAGAGATGCTGTTCACGCCGCTGGGTTGGCACCACAGCTCTCTGGACCAGCTCAGAGAGGAGAACGGAGAGAAGAAGGCCATGGAGAGGCTGCT CTCGGCCAACCACAGCCACATGATggcgctgctgcagcagctgctctacagcgagtctctgtctctgtcctggaGGGACATCATCGTCCCCGTGGTCCGACAGGTGGTCCAGACCGTGCGGCCCGACGTCCGCAACTGCGACGACGACATGGACATCCGACAGCTGGTCCACATCAAGAAG ATCCCCGGGGGCAGGAAGTTTGACTCAGCTGTGGTAAACGGCTTCGTATGCACCAAAAACATCGCCCACAAGAAG ATGAACCCGTACATCAAGAACCCCAAGATTCTGCTGCTGAAGTGCTCCATAGAGTATCTGTACAGAGAGGAGACCAAGTTCACCTGCATCGACCCCATCGTGCTGCAG GAACGAGAGTTTTTGAAGAACTACGTCCAGCGCATCGTCGACGTCCGTCCCACCCTGGTGCTGGTGGAGAAGACGGTGTCCCGCATCGCTCAGGACATGCTGCTGGAGCACGGCATCACACTGGTCATCAACGTCAAACCG CAAGTCCTGGACCGAGTGAGTCGCATGACGCAGGGAGACCTGGTCATGTCCATGGATCAGCTCCTCACCAAACCTCGACTGGGGACCTGCCACAAGTTCTACATGCAGCCGTTCACCCTGGCCAACA ACGATGCGAAGACTCTGATGTTCTTCGAGGGCTGTCCCGCTCACCTCGGCTGCTCCATCAAGCTGCGTGGCGCCGCGGAGTACGAGCTGGCCCGGGTCAAGGAGATCATCATGCTCATGGTGTGCGTGGCCTACCACTCCCAGCTGGAGATCTCTTTCCTCATGGACGAGTTCGCCATGCCGCCCAGTTTGGCCCAGAGCACCTCGTTCCCCTGCCTGCTGGAGGGCGCCTctgcggaggaggaggaggccgatGGAGAGACGAGCGGGAAGGAGACAAACGGAGAGAGCCAGGAGAAAACCTCGGCGACCGAAGACTCAGGAATGGGAGGAAAACCCGAGGAGGAAGGGCTTCCCTCCGAGGCTTCATCCAAAAACGGAGAGACAGACGTTCTTCAAAACAAACTCAACCCAAAATCACCCTCCTCTGTtcaagaggaggaggctgggaaCACGGAGACAATGACCTCCTCGCCATTTTCCAGTCCACCGGCTCCGCCTCTGGTTGTCTCTCCTCCATTTCTCATGGAAGAAGACCAGGAGATGACGCTGTCGGACACGCTCGTCCGGGCGTCCGAGGGGGAGACGAGGGAGGAGGGAATCCCAGTGAAGGAGGAGTCGCTCATGGAGGACGGGGACGGTTCAGAGACCCCTACCCCCAGGTTGTTTCGAGACCCTCTGCAGGACGACACAGGGATGTTTGTGGCCGAGGAGGTGACGTCATCTGATGACCGCCTCAAGTCCATCTCCGCTGTCTTCAAGCAGGAGCTGAAGGACATCATCCTGTGCATTTCCCCCTTCATCACATTTAAAGAGCCGTTCCTCCTCATGCCCGCGGGCATGCACTGCCCCAGCAGGGATTACTTCCCTGAGCAG GTCTACCTGTCTCCTCTCCTAAACAAAGACTACAAGGAACTGGATGGGCGCAGAAAGAGGCAGCTCCTCAAAgaccccgccccctcctccctgGCCGGAGGTCAGACCAATGGCGGTGCGCCGCCCAGGCCCATCGACGTCCTGCCCTGCCACAGTCTCACCAGCACCCGCATCATAGAGCAGCTCAACAGCTGCCAGGATCTGGCCAAAATGGTGGCAGACTACAGAGCGAAGGGAGGTCGCATCCGGCAGAGGGAAGCCAACGACATCTTCGGCGCTGCCGGTGCCGCGGCTCCTTTCAACGGCCAGAGCCGAGCTGCGGAGGCACCGGTCAAAGCACCGGTGAAGGCCGACAGTGAAGAGGAGAAGCCAAGTAAACTGAACGACATGAGCTGGGCCCCCAAG CTGGACTGTTTGAACCCTGTCAACCACCAGAGACTGTGTGTGCTCTTCAGCAGTTCCTCCGCTCAGTCCAACAACGCACCCAACCCCTGCGTCAGCCCCTG GATTGTCACGATGGAGTTCTACGGCAAGAACGACCTTTCTCTTGGCGTGTTCTTGGAGCGATACTGTTTTAG GCCGTCTTATCAGTGCCCCAGCATGTTCTGTGAGACTCCCATGGTGCACCACATCCGGCGGTTCGTGCACGGCAGCGGCTGCGTGCAGATCGTGCTGAAGGAGCTGGACTCCCCCGTGCCCGGTTACCAACACACCATTCTCAACTACTCCTGGTGCCGCATCTGCAAACAG GTGACACCGGTTGTTCCTCTGTCCAACGACTCCTGGTCCATGTCTTTCGCCAAATACCTGGAGCTTCGCTTCTACGGCCACCAGTACACCAGACGGGCGAACGCGGAGCCGTGCGGCCACTCCATCCACAAAGACTACCACCAATACTTCTCATACAACCAGATGGTGGCCTCCTTCAG CTACACTTCAGTGAGGCTGTTGGAGATTTGTCTTCCTCGTCCCAAGATCTTCATCAGGAACCTGGGACCTTCCAAAACCATCCTGCAGCAGGACCTGAAGGACTTCTGTCAGAA AGTGACTCAGGTGTACTTGGCCATAGATGACCGTCTCACCTCCCTCAAGACCGACACCTTCAGTAAGACAcgagaggaaaagatggaggacCTCTTCGCTCAGAAAGAC atggaGGAGGCGGAGCTGCGGAGCTGGATCGAGAAGCTCCAAGCCCGACTGCAGGCCTGCGGAGTGGACTCTccccagcagctgcaggtcgTTCTGGAGTCGCTGGTGATGAAGAAACAGGGTCTGTGTGAGATGCTTCAGTCTTGGAACGGAAG ATCCCAGATGATGAACAGAGAATTAGTTTTTAG GCTGCAGGACTTGTTCCAGCAGGAGAAAGGCAGGAAGCGTCTGTCCGTCCCCCCCAGCCCAGGCAGGCACAGACAAACCAACGCAGACGACAGCAAG AGCGCCCTGGATTCCTCCCCCCGTAACCCGTCTCCTGTGGTGCAGAATGGTGAAAAAG aGGACCGTCACCTCAGCGCGATGACTTCAGCCTCGTCCTCCTCGCTGCTGCCGTCGCCGGGAGAACCCGGAGCTGAGCCGGTCACGCCCGGTCCCTCCTTCTCTGAGCAGGACTCCGTCAGCCTCCCAGAAG ACGTGTTCGACGGACACCTGCTGGGCTCCACTGACAGCCAGGTGAAGGAGAAATCCACCATGAAGGCCATCCTCGCCAACTTTCTGCCCGGCAACAGCTACAACCCCATCCCCTTCCCATT TGACCCGGACAAACACTACCTGATGTACGAACACGAGCGAGTGCCCATCgcagtgtgtgagaaagagcCGAGCTCCATCATAGCCTTCGCTCTCAG CTGTAAGGAATATAAAACAGCTCTGGATGATCTGTCCAAGGTATCGAACTCAGGAGGGGATGAGACTCCACAGTCCGTCAG TACGGAGAGTCGTGCTAAGAGCAGCCCTGCCAGGCCCAGCGAGTCGGCCTCCTCCCAGCAGAGCCGCAGCAGCATGGACACCGATCCCCTCA AAGATGCAGACCTGGCcgacaaacagaagaaacagacCTTGAATCCGCACATCGAGCTGC AGTTCTCCGATGCCAACGCCAAGTTTTACTGCCGGATCTACTACGCCGAGGAGTTCCACAAGATGCGCGAGGAGATCATGGAGAGCAGCGAGGAGGACTTCGTCCGCTCGCTGTCCCACTGCGTCAACTGGCAGGCTCGCGGCGGAAAGTCCGGAGCTGTTTTCTACGCCACAGAAG ATGACCGGTTCATCCTGAAGCAGATGCCCAGACTGGAGGTCCAGTCCTTCCTGGACTTCGCACCTCACTACTTCACCTACATAACTGGAGCTGTGCAGCAGAAA CGGCCGACCGCGCTGGCAAAGATCCTGGGCGTTTACCGGATCGGCTACAAGAACTCCCAGAACAACACGGAGAAGAAACTGGACCTGCTGGTGATGGAGAATCTCTTCTATGGACGCAAGATGGCTCAG GTGTTTGACCTCAAAGGGTCGCTGAGGAACCGAAACGTGAAGACGGACTCGGGGAAGGAAAGCTGCGAGGTGGTTCTGCTGGATGAAAACCTCCTGAAGCTGATCCACGACAACCCGCTGTACATCCGCTCGCACTGCAAAGCCATCCTGCGAGCCGCCATACACAGCGACGCCTACTTCCTGTCCAGCCACCTCATCATCGACTACTCCCTGCTGGTGGGGCGGGACGATGCCACCGATCAGCTGGTGGTCGGGATCATAG ATTATATCAGGACGTTCACCTGGGACAAGAGGCTGGAAATGGTCGTCAAATCCACTGGAATTCTGGGAGGTCAAG GGAAGATGCCCACCGTCGTCTCTCCGGAGCTGTACCGAACTCGTTTCTGTGAGGCCATGGACAAATACTTCCTGATGGTACCGGACCACTGGACCGGCCTGGGCATCAACTGCTGA